A window of Christiangramia forsetii KT0803 contains these coding sequences:
- a CDS encoding PKD domain-containing protein codes for MNTIINKTLIPGYYKLLFVIFSMGALVSCDYEYELPETGSIADKTPPSANFSASQSDTDFLTFNFANLSNSATDYMWDFGDGNTSTELDPSNTFPDEGTYTVSLTVSDKLGVTDTFTSEILVEEPPVPAAITPFIGEPGFEDGSEACGDGQDGRDCWRLSGASIHQITSSDGRGDTQAAKYPESTTNARQSYQAITVSPNTKYIFTAFYALTGDGDSVRVSIIDGQLSNFDEFESATLLAQESGTTNDGKGNFNTLIVEFETGANGEISMLFDSDNAETAYIDDVSIIPVVEEETEGEESEEEEEAEGDGTGEGTEG; via the coding sequence ATGAATACGATAATAAATAAAACCCTTATTCCAGGATATTACAAACTTTTGTTTGTCATATTCAGCATGGGAGCATTAGTCTCTTGTGATTACGAATACGAACTACCGGAAACCGGATCTATTGCTGATAAAACACCTCCTTCAGCAAACTTTTCTGCTTCCCAAAGTGATACAGATTTTCTAACCTTTAATTTTGCCAACCTTTCAAATAGTGCCACAGATTATATGTGGGATTTTGGAGATGGCAATACTTCAACAGAGCTAGATCCATCCAATACGTTCCCAGATGAAGGGACTTATACGGTTAGTTTAACTGTGTCAGATAAATTAGGAGTTACAGATACTTTTACTTCTGAAATTTTAGTGGAGGAGCCACCAGTACCCGCAGCAATTACACCATTTATAGGTGAACCAGGCTTTGAAGATGGAAGCGAGGCCTGTGGAGATGGTCAGGATGGTAGAGATTGTTGGAGACTGAGTGGTGCTAGTATTCACCAGATCACGAGTTCAGATGGTAGGGGAGACACCCAGGCTGCAAAATATCCTGAAAGTACTACAAATGCCCGCCAGTCTTATCAGGCAATAACCGTTTCTCCTAATACTAAGTATATTTTCACTGCATTTTATGCGCTGACGGGTGATGGGGATTCTGTTAGAGTTTCAATTATAGACGGTCAGTTATCAAATTTTGATGAATTTGAATCGGCTACTTTATTAGCACAGGAAAGTGGTACTACTAATGATGGTAAAGGAAATTTCAATACCCTTATTGTAGAGTTTGAAACCGGTGCCAATGGTGAAATTTCTATGTTATTTGATAGTGATAATGCTGAAACAGCATATATCGATGATGTCTCAATCATACCAGTTGTAGAGGAAGAAACTGAAGGCGAAGAATCAGAAGAAGAGGAAGAGGCCGAAGGTGATGGTACTGGAGAAGGAACTGAAGGATAA
- a CDS encoding polysaccharide lyase family 7 protein yields the protein MSIFILGFAWLSIQCQGSGTAVKNGSESKTNNTAGKYKLPNVDLSNWKVTIPAGQGKGGAMSVEPPEILDYASNETLKPYMFNDSTSGALVFYAYPSDATTANTKYSRSELREQMVAGDDDVNWTFKEGGNLKATIEMEDVSRDEEGKYHKVIILQIHGRLTDEQKEQIGQKDNNAPPILKVYWDKGKIRIKTKELKFLGTKPEGILYEEAWGDDEGYTFEEEVGFKKFDMEIDVSDGKLVVSLNNNEFHTYDNIHMEKWGVFENYFKAGNYLQTRDDNAFAKVKFYDLKVSH from the coding sequence ATGAGCATTTTCATACTTGGTTTTGCCTGGCTTTCAATTCAATGCCAGGGATCAGGAACTGCTGTAAAAAATGGTTCAGAATCTAAAACCAATAATACTGCAGGAAAGTATAAACTGCCTAATGTTGACCTTTCAAATTGGAAGGTCACCATTCCGGCAGGACAGGGTAAAGGTGGCGCCATGAGTGTGGAGCCACCAGAGATCCTGGATTATGCCTCTAATGAAACCCTGAAGCCTTACATGTTTAATGATTCAACTTCCGGAGCTTTGGTGTTCTATGCCTATCCCAGTGATGCAACCACTGCGAATACAAAATATTCAAGGTCTGAATTACGGGAGCAGATGGTGGCAGGTGACGATGATGTTAACTGGACCTTTAAGGAAGGTGGGAACTTGAAGGCGACCATCGAAATGGAAGATGTATCACGTGATGAAGAAGGGAAATATCATAAAGTGATCATCCTTCAAATTCACGGAAGGTTGACCGATGAGCAAAAAGAACAGATTGGTCAAAAGGATAATAACGCACCGCCAATCCTTAAAGTTTACTGGGATAAAGGTAAGATCAGGATCAAAACCAAGGAATTGAAGTTTTTAGGAACTAAACCTGAAGGTATTTTATATGAAGAGGCCTGGGGCGACGATGAAGGTTACACCTTTGAAGAAGAAGTTGGTTTTAAAAAATTCGATATGGAAATTGATGTATCAGATGGGAAATTGGTAGTCTCTTTGAACAATAATGAATTTCATACTTATGATAACATTCATATGGAGAAATGGGGAGTTTTTGAAAATTATTTCAAAGCCGGGAATTACCTGCAAACAAGAGATGATAATGCCTTTGCAAAAGTAAAATTCTATGATCTCAAAGTATCTCATTAA